The proteins below are encoded in one region of Triticum aestivum cultivar Chinese Spring chromosome 1B, IWGSC CS RefSeq v2.1, whole genome shotgun sequence:
- the LOC123088833 gene encoding transcription factor AIG1 translates to MATCQAPTSAPELSSSSGRSATEVRSLKVHSESERRRRERINTHLATLRRMIPDANQMDKATLLACVVNQVKELKRKATETTRLQATVPIPPEANEITVQCYTAASDNRTTCIHATVSCDDRPGLFVGLTGAFRGLGLRVLRTETASLGGRASHLFVLCKEGRDVGAGMRALEGAVRQAMAEVAFPEMVCGGSSWSKRERILEGRCPVMYSV, encoded by the exons ATGGCAACATGCCAGGCTCCCACTAGCGCGCCGGAGTTGTCGTCGTCGTCGGGTAGGAGCGCGACGGAGGTGAGGTCGCTGAAGGTCCATAGCGAGTCGGAGAGGCGGCGCCGGGAGAGGATCAATACCCACCTGGCCACGCTGAGGAGAATGATCCCTGATGCTAACCAG ATGGACAAGGCCACCTTGTTAGCATGTGTGGTGAACCAAGTGAAGGAACTCAAGAGGAAAGCAACTGAAACCACACGATTGCAAGCAACAGTGCCCATCCCTCCGGAGGCCAACGAGATCACCGTCCAATGCTACACCGCCGCCAGCGACAACCGGACCACGTGCATTCATGCCACCGTCAGCTGCGACGACCGGCCGGGCCTCTTCGTGGGTCTGACCGGAGCATTCCGTGGCCTCGGGTTGAGGGTGCTGAGAACAGAGACGGCCTCTCTGGGAGGCAGGGCGAGCcatttgtttgtgttgtgcaagGAGGGCCGCGATGTCGGTGCCGGCATGAGGGCCCTGGAGGGGGCGGTCCGGCAGGCGATGGCCGAGGTAGCCTTCCCGGAGATGGTGTGCGGTGGCAGCTCGTGGAGCAAGAGGGAGAGGATTTTAGAGGGGCGCTGCCCGGTCATGTACTCCGTATAG